The following proteins are encoded in a genomic region of Streptomyces lunaelactis:
- a CDS encoding spherulation-specific family 4 protein translates to MTLLVPMYVHPAVNPDAWQALVVSAPLLYGVVLNIDDGPGTAPDPAFADVVRALRAADVRVLGYADTDYGRRPARLVAQDFERYRDWYGTDGFFLDQVAPDAAGLRHYRRLTRAARARGGRTLALNPGVHPAPGYATLADLLVTFEGDWDTYRAAPAAPSWTAGHPPTRFCHLVHGVPRGLCGLAARTAELRRAAVHCAVPGHGPNPWSALPPALRKAS, encoded by the coding sequence ATGACGCTCCTCGTGCCGATGTACGTCCACCCCGCCGTCAACCCCGATGCCTGGCAGGCGCTCGTCGTCTCCGCGCCCCTCCTCTACGGCGTCGTGCTCAATATCGACGACGGGCCCGGCACCGCCCCCGACCCCGCGTTCGCCGACGTGGTACGCGCGCTGCGGGCGGCGGATGTCCGGGTGCTGGGGTACGCGGACACCGACTACGGGCGCCGGCCGGCCCGGCTGGTCGCCCAGGACTTCGAGCGGTACCGCGACTGGTACGGCACGGACGGGTTCTTCCTCGATCAGGTCGCCCCGGACGCGGCCGGGCTGCGTCACTACCGGCGGCTGACCCGGGCCGCCCGCGCCCGGGGCGGGCGGACCCTGGCGCTCAATCCGGGCGTCCACCCCGCTCCCGGCTATGCCACCCTCGCCGATCTGCTGGTCACCTTCGAGGGCGACTGGGACACCTACCGGGCCGCGCCCGCCGCCCCCTCCTGGACCGCCGGACACCCGCCGACGCGCTTCTGCCATCTGGTGCACGGCGTTCCGAGGGGGCTCTGCGGGCTCGCGGCCCGGACCGCCGAACTCCGCCGCGCCGCAGTCCACTGCGCCGTCCCCGGCCATGGCCCCAACCCCTGGTCCGCCCTGCCGCCCGCTCTCCGGAAGGCCTCATGA
- the glgC gene encoding glucose-1-phosphate adenylyltransferase codes for MRGGPSVLGIVLAGGEGKRLMPLTADRAKPAVTFGGMYRLVDFVLSSLVNGDILRICVLTQYKSHSLDRHVTTTWRMSSLLGNYVTPVPAQQRLGRRWYLGSADAILQSLNLVNDEQPDYIAVFGADHVYRMDPRQMLQRHIESGAGVTVAGIKVPRAEASSFGIITPASDGARVERFLEKPTDPPGLPGDPGRVFASMGNYLFSTKVLVDALYRDAEDERSVHDMGGSILPMLTERGVAQLYDFDENHVPGESARQHGYWRDVGTIDTYYEAHMDLIPDRPVFDLDNRRWPIYTHPGQLPPARFIGAGIASESIISPGCVVRGQVTRSVLSPGVMVGEGAVVQGSVLHDNVRIGRGAVVRGSILDKNVDVPPGATIGVNPERDQELYTVSKNGVIALGKGQPVL; via the coding sequence ATGCGCGGTGGACCTTCGGTGCTCGGGATCGTACTGGCAGGCGGGGAGGGCAAGCGGCTGATGCCGCTCACCGCCGACCGCGCCAAACCGGCGGTGACCTTCGGCGGTATGTACCGCCTCGTCGACTTCGTGCTCTCCAGCCTCGTGAACGGCGACATCCTGCGTATCTGTGTGCTCACCCAGTACAAATCGCACTCGCTGGACCGCCATGTGACCACCACCTGGCGGATGTCGAGCCTGCTCGGCAACTACGTCACGCCCGTGCCTGCTCAGCAGCGGCTCGGCCGGCGCTGGTATCTGGGCAGCGCGGACGCCATCCTGCAGTCCCTCAACCTCGTCAATGACGAACAGCCGGACTACATCGCGGTGTTCGGCGCGGACCACGTCTACCGGATGGATCCGCGGCAGATGCTGCAGCGGCACATCGAGAGCGGCGCGGGCGTCACCGTCGCCGGGATCAAGGTGCCGCGTGCCGAAGCGTCCTCCTTCGGGATCATCACGCCCGCCTCCGACGGAGCGCGGGTGGAGCGCTTCCTGGAGAAGCCCACCGACCCGCCGGGACTGCCCGGCGACCCCGGCCGGGTCTTCGCCTCGATGGGCAACTACCTCTTCTCCACCAAGGTCCTCGTCGACGCGCTCTACCGGGACGCGGAGGACGAGCGCTCGGTCCATGACATGGGCGGCTCGATACTGCCCATGCTCACCGAGCGTGGTGTGGCCCAGCTCTACGACTTCGATGAGAACCATGTGCCCGGCGAGAGCGCGCGGCAGCACGGCTATTGGCGTGATGTGGGCACCATCGACACGTACTACGAAGCCCATATGGATCTGATCCCGGACCGTCCCGTCTTCGACCTCGACAACCGCCGCTGGCCCATCTACACCCACCCCGGCCAGCTGCCGCCCGCCCGCTTCATCGGCGCGGGCATCGCGAGCGAGTCGATCATCAGCCCCGGCTGTGTCGTCCGCGGCCAGGTCACCCGTTCCGTGCTCTCGCCCGGTGTCATGGTGGGCGAGGGAGCGGTGGTGCAGGGCTCGGTGCTCCACGACAACGTGCGTATCGGTCGGGGCGCGGTCGTGCGCGGCTCGATCCTGGACAAGAACGTGGACGTCCCGCCCGGGGCGACGATCGGCGTCAACCCCGAGCGCGACCAGGAGCTTTACACCGTTTCGAAGAACGGGGTCATCGCGCTGGGCAAGGGACAGCCGGTGCTCTGA
- a CDS encoding SDR family NAD(P)-dependent oxidoreductase, with protein MTSNALVAVTGAEGFIGSHLTETLVASGFRVRAMAQYNSFSSYGWLETLSPDVLDQVEIVLGDIRDPGSVHQLAEGAEAVYHLAALIAIPYSYQAPHSYVDTNVTGTLNVLEVVRRLGIPRLVHTSTSETYGTAQTVPITEDHPINTQSPYAASKAGGDRLADSYHASFGTPVVTLRPFNTFGPRQSMRAVIPTVIGQVAAGERVITLGDLRPTRDFLYVKDTARAFLTVGTAPAEAVVGRTFNAGTGGEISVGELTRLIGKLMDTDLDVREDEERIRPAGSEVMRLVADATRLRTATGWQPEYELADGLAHTIDFFRDPANLARFKTGIYNI; from the coding sequence GTGACATCGAACGCACTCGTCGCCGTCACCGGAGCCGAGGGCTTCATCGGATCCCATCTCACCGAGACGCTCGTCGCCTCCGGCTTCCGGGTCCGCGCCATGGCCCAGTACAACTCCTTCTCCTCCTACGGATGGCTGGAGACCCTCTCCCCCGACGTCCTCGACCAGGTCGAGATCGTCCTCGGGGACATCCGCGACCCGGGCTCCGTCCATCAGCTCGCCGAGGGCGCCGAGGCCGTCTACCACCTCGCCGCGCTCATCGCGATCCCGTACTCCTACCAGGCTCCGCACAGTTACGTGGACACCAATGTCACGGGCACGCTCAATGTGCTGGAAGTGGTGCGCAGACTGGGGATCCCGCGCCTGGTGCACACCTCGACCAGCGAGACGTACGGCACCGCGCAGACCGTGCCGATCACCGAGGACCACCCCATCAACACCCAGTCCCCGTACGCCGCTTCGAAGGCGGGCGGGGACCGGCTGGCGGACAGCTACCACGCCAGCTTCGGCACTCCGGTGGTCACGCTGCGCCCGTTCAACACCTTCGGGCCGCGCCAGTCGATGCGCGCGGTCATCCCGACCGTCATCGGCCAGGTCGCGGCCGGAGAGCGGGTCATCACCCTCGGGGACCTGCGCCCCACCCGCGACTTCCTGTACGTGAAGGACACCGCGCGCGCCTTTCTCACCGTCGGCACGGCGCCGGCCGAAGCCGTCGTCGGCCGCACCTTCAACGCCGGGACCGGCGGCGAGATCTCGGTGGGTGAACTCACCCGGCTCATCGGCAAGTTGATGGACACCGACCTCGACGTACGCGAGGACGAGGAGCGCATCCGGCCGGCGGGCTCCGAAGTGATGCGGCTGGTGGCGGACGCCACCCGGCTGCGTACGGCCACCGGCTGGCAGCCCGAGTACGAACTCGCGGACGGGCTCGCGCACACCATCGACTTCTTCCGCGACCCGGCGAACCTCGCCCGCTTCAAGACCGGCATCTACAACATCTGA
- a CDS encoding endo alpha-1,4 polygalactosaminidase, whose protein sequence is MNRTPRLRTLFLALALLLLAACSAPTPEPTPEPRWLPRPGTAWQWQLDGRIDDRVDVPVYDIDGFENDAATVRRLHRSGRKVICYINAGAWESFRPDHRKFPAAVLGGENGWAGERWLDIRRLDILRPLMAKRIDICRARGFDAVEPDLLDAYLNETGFPLTAAHQLAYNRMIARLAHDRGLSVGLKNDLPQVPQLVGDFDFAVNEECAQYGDCAALTPFVEAGKAVFHVEYALPVDTFCKRARQLGFSSMRKKLDLGVWRQPC, encoded by the coding sequence ATGAACCGCACGCCACGCCTGCGGACCCTGTTCCTGGCCCTCGCTCTCCTCCTGCTGGCCGCCTGCTCGGCGCCGACGCCGGAACCCACGCCTGAGCCACGGTGGCTGCCGCGGCCCGGGACCGCGTGGCAGTGGCAGCTCGACGGCCGGATCGACGACCGCGTCGACGTACCGGTCTATGACATCGACGGCTTCGAGAACGACGCGGCCACCGTCCGCCGGCTCCACCGCAGCGGCCGCAAGGTCATCTGCTACATCAACGCGGGTGCGTGGGAGTCCTTCCGCCCCGACCACAGGAAGTTCCCCGCCGCAGTCCTGGGCGGCGAGAACGGATGGGCGGGCGAGCGCTGGCTGGACATCCGCCGTCTCGACATCCTGCGCCCGCTGATGGCGAAGCGCATCGACATCTGCCGGGCGCGCGGCTTCGACGCGGTGGAGCCGGATCTGCTGGACGCCTATCTCAACGAGACCGGCTTTCCGCTGACCGCGGCACACCAGCTCGCGTACAACCGCATGATCGCGCGCCTCGCGCACGACCGCGGCCTGTCGGTGGGGCTGAAGAACGATCTCCCTCAAGTGCCGCAGCTGGTGGGGGACTTCGACTTCGCCGTGAACGAGGAGTGCGCACAGTACGGCGACTGCGCGGCGCTGACGCCCTTCGTCGAGGCCGGCAAGGCGGTCTTCCATGTCGAGTACGCGCTGCCGGTCGACACGTTCTGCAAGCGGGCACGGCAGTTGGGGTTCAGCTCCATGCGCAAGAAGCTCGATCTGGGGGTGTGGCGCCAGCCCTGCTGA
- a CDS encoding NAD-dependent epimerase/dehydratase family protein translates to MRILLLGSTGFLGGHTAELLRALPGVRLLVGGRSAASDVPLDLTAGPGVLADALHAAAPSVVVNCAGLVAGSAVHLTDVNARGPAALCEALRDAAPAARLVHLGSAAEYGPTAPGEPVTESAATRPLSPYGATKLAGTVAVTSSGLDAVVLRVFNPVGPGAPPAGLAGRLATELVRAGDEGVVRVGDLSAHRDFVDVRDVAAAAVRAATTQGPLPPVLNIGSGSATAARELAASLVRVAGFRGHLEETGDGSARSTAVSWQCADIAAARAALDWHPEHTLTDSLTDLWESRTPSRAAR, encoded by the coding sequence GTGCGCATCCTCCTCCTGGGCTCCACCGGATTCCTGGGCGGGCACACCGCCGAGCTGCTGCGCGCCCTGCCGGGCGTGCGGCTGCTCGTCGGCGGGCGGTCGGCGGCCTCCGATGTGCCGCTCGACCTCACGGCCGGTCCCGGCGTCCTCGCGGACGCGCTGCACGCGGCCGCGCCCTCCGTCGTCGTCAACTGCGCGGGCCTGGTGGCCGGCAGCGCCGTACACCTCACCGATGTCAACGCACGCGGTCCGGCGGCGCTGTGCGAGGCGCTGCGGGACGCCGCGCCCGCCGCCCGGCTGGTCCATCTCGGATCCGCCGCGGAGTACGGACCGACCGCACCCGGCGAGCCGGTCACCGAATCGGCAGCCACCCGGCCGCTGAGTCCGTACGGGGCCACCAAGCTCGCCGGGACGGTCGCCGTGACGTCCTCGGGACTCGACGCGGTCGTACTCCGGGTCTTCAACCCCGTCGGTCCGGGCGCGCCCCCCGCGGGCCTTGCGGGCCGGCTCGCCACGGAGCTGGTGCGGGCAGGCGACGAAGGCGTCGTCCGGGTCGGCGACCTGTCCGCGCACCGTGACTTCGTCGATGTACGGGACGTGGCGGCCGCGGCCGTCCGCGCGGCGACCACGCAGGGACCGCTGCCGCCGGTGCTCAACATCGGCAGCGGCAGCGCGACCGCCGCTCGGGAACTGGCCGCGTCCCTGGTGCGGGTGGCCGGATTCCGCGGCCACCTCGAGGAGACGGGCGACGGCTCGGCCCGCTCGACGGCCGTCTCCTGGCAGTGCGCGGACATCGCGGCGGCGCGCGCCGCCCTGGACTGGCACCCGGAGCACACCTTGACCGACTCGCTCACGGACCTGTGGGAGTCCCGGACCCCGTCCCGGGCGGCGCGATGA
- a CDS encoding ATP-binding protein codes for MRAQRHVPRRAARATYTLPQAETSARWARHLTTAFLTSGCGEEVSGGQVEDATLVVSELVTNATRHGRSACRLRLRVGTGLVTVEVEDSSPIPPRLCSAQETDEGGRGIAMVRELAQHFAVRGGPGGGKTVQAVLAAS; via the coding sequence ATGCGTGCGCAGAGGCACGTCCCCCGGCGGGCCGCACGCGCGACGTACACCCTGCCGCAGGCGGAGACTTCCGCCCGCTGGGCGCGGCATCTGACGACCGCGTTCCTCACCAGCGGGTGCGGCGAGGAGGTGTCCGGGGGCCAGGTGGAGGATGCGACGCTCGTCGTGTCCGAGCTGGTCACCAACGCCACCCGGCACGGCCGCAGTGCCTGCCGGCTGCGGCTGCGCGTCGGCACCGGTCTGGTCACCGTCGAGGTGGAGGACAGCAGTCCGATACCTCCGCGGCTCTGTTCGGCGCAGGAGACGGACGAGGGCGGACGGGGCATCGCGATGGTGCGTGAGCTCGCGCAGCACTTCGCCGTACGCGGCGGTCCCGGCGGCGGCAAGACCGTACAGGCCGTGCTCGCCGCGTCCTGA
- the pelF gene encoding GT4 family glycosyltransferase PelF: protein MAESLRAPRSGAPMVTLLTEGTYPHSHGGVSVWCDQLVGGMPDFDFQVIAVTGTGRESLAWELPAHVSPPVSVPMWGPDPTGAAPRGRRLRRLMAAYERFLTSLLDPAAEAHFGPALYELAHLARDGVLAPALRTDRAVRTLVGVWNRRDLPVYAARPTLHDALTATDLLEHALRPLAAAPPEHGVAHAVSGGIAALPGLAARQLHGVPLLLTEHGVYLRERYLGYRTGPYRWPVKALLLGFFRLLAEETYRVASLVTPGNRYNRLWEERGGADPRLIRTVYNGVDPAAFPPAGPEPGAPTLSWAGRVDPIKDLQTLIRAFALVRKEIPGARLRLFGGTPRGGEAYRERCEKLAAELGHGDAVTFEGRVDDIRDAYAAGNVVMLSSISEGFPFTLIEAMSCGRATVSTDVGGVREAVGDSGLVVPPREPEAMARAALELLRDPARRAAMGDAARLRVIEQFTLRQTVDTFRSIYLELALGAAESAAGTWATEQPAGVLA from the coding sequence ATGGCCGAGTCCCTTCGCGCGCCGCGGTCCGGCGCGCCCATGGTCACCCTCCTCACCGAAGGCACCTATCCGCACAGCCACGGCGGCGTGAGCGTCTGGTGCGATCAACTCGTCGGCGGAATGCCCGACTTCGACTTCCAGGTCATCGCGGTGACCGGCACCGGACGGGAATCCCTCGCCTGGGAGCTGCCCGCCCATGTCTCACCGCCCGTCTCCGTCCCCATGTGGGGTCCCGACCCGACCGGGGCCGCGCCGCGCGGCCGTCGGCTGCGGCGGCTGATGGCCGCCTACGAGAGGTTCCTGACCTCGCTGCTCGACCCGGCGGCGGAGGCGCACTTCGGGCCCGCGCTGTACGAGCTGGCCCACTTGGCCCGTGACGGCGTACTCGCACCGGCGCTGCGCACCGACCGGGCCGTCCGCACCCTGGTGGGCGTCTGGAACCGGCGCGATCTGCCGGTGTACGCGGCCCGGCCCACCCTGCACGACGCGCTGACCGCCACCGACCTGCTGGAGCACGCGCTGCGGCCACTGGCAGCGGCGCCGCCCGAGCACGGCGTCGCGCACGCGGTCAGCGGGGGCATCGCGGCGCTGCCCGGTCTGGCGGCCCGGCAGCTGCACGGCGTACCGCTGTTGCTCACCGAGCACGGGGTCTATCTGCGCGAGCGCTATCTCGGCTACCGCACCGGCCCCTACCGCTGGCCGGTGAAGGCGCTGCTGCTCGGCTTCTTCCGGCTGCTCGCCGAGGAGACGTACCGCGTGGCCTCGCTGGTGACGCCGGGCAATCGCTACAACCGGCTGTGGGAGGAGCGCGGCGGGGCAGACCCGCGGCTCATCCGCACGGTCTACAACGGCGTCGATCCGGCGGCGTTCCCGCCCGCGGGACCCGAGCCCGGTGCGCCCACGCTCAGCTGGGCGGGCCGCGTCGACCCGATCAAGGATCTTCAGACGCTGATCCGCGCCTTCGCGCTCGTACGGAAGGAGATACCCGGGGCGCGGCTGCGGCTCTTCGGCGGCACGCCGCGCGGCGGCGAGGCGTACCGCGAGCGCTGCGAGAAGCTCGCCGCCGAGCTCGGACACGGCGATGCCGTCACCTTCGAGGGACGCGTGGACGACATACGGGACGCGTACGCGGCCGGCAACGTGGTGATGCTCTCCAGCATCAGCGAGGGCTTCCCGTTCACGCTGATCGAGGCCATGTCCTGCGGCCGGGCCACCGTCTCCACCGATGTCGGCGGTGTGCGCGAGGCCGTCGGCGACAGTGGGCTCGTCGTGCCGCCTCGGGAGCCGGAGGCGATGGCCCGTGCGGCGCTGGAGCTGCTGCGCGATCCCGCGCGCAGGGCGGCGATGGGCGATGCGGCGCGGCTGCGGGTGATCGAGCAGTTCACACTCCGGCAGACGGTCGACACCTTCCGCTCCATCTATCTCGAACTCGCCCTGGGGGCAGCCGAGTCGGCGGCCGGTACCTGGGCGACCGAGCAGCCCGCGGGGGTTCTCGCATGA
- a CDS encoding nucleotidyltransferase family protein, which produces MHAVILAGGKGVRLRPYTTALPKPLVPIGDQHAILEIVLRQLAQSGFTSCTIAIGHLGHIIRAYVGNGSQWGLRVGYSTEESPLGTMGPLLTMMDRLPDEFLVMNGDILTDLDYGDVVRQHRESDAPLTVATYARKVAIDFGVLTTELGKVVGFAEKPSMDYRVSMGVYGLTRDTLAGYTPGLPLGFDELVLDLLKAQNPPHAYDFDGYWLDIGRPDDYDRANAEFTTHRGLLLKGA; this is translated from the coding sequence ATGCATGCAGTGATCCTCGCAGGAGGCAAGGGCGTCCGGCTGCGGCCGTACACGACCGCCTTGCCGAAGCCTCTGGTGCCGATCGGCGACCAGCACGCGATCCTCGAGATAGTGCTGCGCCAGCTGGCCCAGTCCGGGTTCACCAGCTGCACCATCGCCATCGGCCACCTCGGACACATCATCCGCGCGTACGTCGGCAACGGCTCTCAGTGGGGCCTGCGCGTCGGCTACTCCACCGAGGAGAGCCCGCTCGGCACCATGGGCCCGCTCCTGACGATGATGGACCGGCTGCCCGACGAGTTCCTCGTCATGAACGGTGACATCCTCACCGACCTCGACTACGGGGACGTCGTCCGGCAGCACCGCGAGTCCGACGCACCGCTCACCGTCGCCACCTACGCCCGCAAGGTCGCCATCGACTTCGGCGTACTCACCACCGAGCTGGGCAAGGTCGTCGGCTTCGCCGAGAAGCCGAGCATGGACTACCGCGTCTCGATGGGCGTGTACGGACTCACCCGGGACACCCTCGCGGGCTACACGCCCGGTCTGCCGCTGGGCTTCGACGAGCTCGTACTGGACCTGCTCAAGGCCCAGAACCCGCCGCACGCCTACGACTTCGACGGCTACTGGCTCGACATCGGCCGGCCCGACGACTACGACCGGGCGAACGCGGAGTTCACCACCCACCGCGGCCTCCTCCTCAAGGGAGCGTGA